GCCGATGCACGCGAAAGTGCCCGCCGGGCCGGGCGGCCTAGGGGATGCGCAGGTACTTGTGCGTTTGCAGGCTGATGCGCCAGTGCGGGTGTTGCTTCACATGGTCTACTATCCAGGCGGGGGCATCGGGTGTTTCCCATTCGGGTTGCAGGTACAGCAGGCAGTGGGTGTTGCCCGCCGCCCGCAGCTGTTCGGCGTGGGTTTCGGCCCACGTCAGGTCGTGCCGATTGTATACAATCACCTTTAGCTCATGCGCCAGTCGGTACCATTCGGCTCGCGGAGCTTTGAACTTTTTTGGCGAAAAGGTGATCCAGTCCCAGGTTCCACTTGGGGGGTGTGCCCCGCTGGTCTCTACATGCACCTGGCAGCCCGCAGCCCGTAGCGCCTGGGTAAGGGCCGTGCAGCCGTGCATCAGGGGCTCTCCGCCGGTAATCACCACCCGCCGTGCCGGGTGCTGTAGTACAGCCGAAACCAGTGCCTCAGCGGTTTGACGGGGGTGGGCCTCCATCGGCCAGCTTTCCTTTACATCGCACCACACACAGCCTACGTCGCAGCCACCCAGCCGGATGAAGTAGGCAGCCACACCCGCCCAAGCCCCCTCTCCCTGCAGGGTGTAGAAGTGCTCCATAACCGGATAGACCACCGGCTCGGGTGAGGCTGATGGTTGCCCGGGCTGTGGCGTGTGGGGGTGTACAGCCATACGCCAAAGGTACGACACAGAAAGCTACAGACCCATACCGTGCAGCTGTAGAAGGAGCCTATTTGCCGGTCTTT
The DNA window shown above is from Bacteroidota bacterium and carries:
- a CDS encoding 7-carboxy-7-deazaguanine synthase QueE produces the protein MEHFYTLQGEGAWAGVAAYFIRLGGCDVGCVWCDVKESWPMEAHPRQTAEALVSAVLQHPARRVVITGGEPLMHGCTALTQALRAAGCQVHVETSGAHPPSGTWDWITFSPKKFKAPRAEWYRLAHELKVIVYNRHDLTWAETHAEQLRAAGNTHCLLYLQPEWETPDAPAWIVDHVKQHPHWRISLQTHKYLRIP